The region TTTGGCATCCTCCACCTCGCGACCCATGCGAGCTTCCAACCCGGAGAAGCCAATCGCTCGTACATTCAGTTTGCCGATAATAAGCTCGGTTTAAGTGAACTCCAACAAGCCTTTGCGAATCGCACCGATTTACCGCAACTGCCCGAACTCATCGTCCTCAGTGCCTGCCGCACCGCATTTGGTAGTCCCGAAGCCGAATTAGGCTTCGCTGGGGCCGCGCTACAGGCCAAAGTCAAGACCGTTTTAGCCAGCCTCTGGTCAGTGAATGACACTGGCACAGCGGGATTAATGGCAGAGTTTTATCAACAATTAAAAACCGCACCCATCAAAGCTGAAGCCCTCCGCCAAGCTCAGATTGCCATGCTCAAGGGCGAAATATTTATCAAAGATGGCAAGTTGCATTGGTCCGGCAAAAACATGCAGGCGTTACCATCTGATTTGCAGGGACTAGAAGCCTACGATCTCTCCCACCCCTACTACTGGTCCGCCTTCACCCTGATCGGCAACCCCTGGTAACACTTAAAAGCGGTAGTTCAGATTGAAATACAGCCCATCATCCTGAATATTGTTGCCACGATCGTCGAGGTTGACGATCGGTAATCCATAATCCACTCGCAAATTCAACTGCGGTATCGGCTGCCAAAGAACCCCCACCCCAGCCCCCATCAAGAAATTCTGGCGGGGCAGAAGATTCGGATTACTCCCCACATTCCACACAGTACCTAAATCCATAAAAGGTGCAACTTGTAAGGTGGGTGTACCGCTTCTATCCCGTTGCAAGGCAATGCGATTCTCCACGGAAAACCGTACGCCGTTATCCCCTATGCGGGCATTCTGACGATACCCCCGCACCGATTGCGCCCCGCCCAGGACAAACTGCTGCGAAGGTAAAAGACTGTCAGGCGTCAATTGCAAATCTAACTGCGCAATTAACAACTGTCCATCACTTATGCGTTGCACTCGCTGGATCTGTCCCGTCCAACTGATAAATTGCCCATCGGGAATGTTCCCCGGATTGTTCGTGGCATTAAAGAAATCGGTACCGAGATTAAACTGCGATCGTAAAGACCAAGCCCCTTGCCGATCCCGCAACAGATAGTCCTGCGCAAATTTGATCACGCGGGTACGACTCACACCATCTTGATCCGGGCCAATCCCAAACGGCGTCGGCAGATCATTAAACAGAAACGTTTGACCATCTTGGAAGTCAAACCCCAACGACAATGCAAATTCTTCCCGCGTCGATCGCCATAAAGGTTGACGATATGTGATCGAATATAGCTCTGACGCGCCCGTAATATCCAATGTCTCAAAGGGAAACTGAGTGACACGATTCCGGTTAATATCCGTCCGGAGTTGCAAACTGCCATCCTGGTCATTGAGGGGTGTTTGATAGCTGAAGCTAGCGATGCTCAAACCACCTGTCAGCGATCGATAGTATGACCCAGCCAGCACATCCCCAATTCCACTGAGGTTGCGATAGTTAAGATTAATGCCAACGCGTTCCGAACCCACACTGGGCGGCGATAAGTTATCCAAGCCAACGTTTCCCGTGAACTGAGGTGCCTCTTTTACTTTTACCGTGAGGACACTTTGGTCTTCTTGGCTGCCTGCCTGAAGTGTTGGGATAACATTTTCGATCAGAGGATCGCTCAGCAACAGTCTTAGTCGATCCTCTAGCTTTTGCACATTAACCGGTATCGTCACTGCCGGGGCTAGCCGATCACGGATATACGACGGCTGTAAGTGTTTGATGCCCTCTACTGTGATTTTTTCTAACTGTCCTTCGATTACGCGAATATGCACAATTCCATCGCGAATATTTTGCGCTTCCAAAACCGCTCTGGACGTTAGATAATTCTGATCAAGATAGAGCTGCGTGATTTGATCGGCGACCTCATGTAACTCCTGAAGTTTGACGGTGCGGCCTGCAAAGGATTTAGTGATTTGCGCGATCGCCTTATGCAAAATTGTATTGTCCACGACTTTTATCTCGCGAACCATAATTAATTGTTGGTCGATCGTTGTTTTCGGCGTTAGTGGTGTGACTGGCGTGGGTGGGCGCAGTAGTTTCACTGGTCGCTCATTCGGCAACGGTTGAGAACTGGGAATATCGGTCATTGCAACAGAATTACTTGTCCCCAACCAAGCAGAATTAAGCATCACAAAAGCGCTTAACCATATCCACGAGTAGTCTTTTAGCCACATGTAGTCTTTTAGCCACATAATGCTTTCTCGAACGCTGTACTACGATTTCGGCATTGAGGCATACCATCCCGACCATAGGCTAATATCGATCCCATAAAGCCGGAAGATCGCATGCCCCCGATGACTTATCTATTTGGAGTGAGGAACTTCATTCAGCTTTTTTGCCCGATAAGCTACTCAAACTCCGACTCGCAACATCGGCGCTTAGCCCCCAGAGGATTAAACCGAGATAATCGGAAAAAGGCCTTGCACCGAACGTACTCCCTTTGTCAACGTAAAGTGACCCAAGGCCAACCGCGGATAAACCCGCTAGCAACACCAATGCTAATAGCGGACGTACGACCCAAAAAGTCGCTTCCGCCTTCGCCCGATCGGACACACCAGAAGCAATCATCAACGATCGCTGAAACCAATTCAGAAACGATTGTTGATCAGCCGTGATGATGGTGTTACTTTGATCGGTTAGCGTTTCAAAGCTCTCAGTCACACCCTTGAGTAAGTTTTGGGTCTGACTTGGTGCCGTCCCGCGTCCGACTGCTGCCGTATTGAGCAATTGCTCTACTTGCTCGATACCTGCTCCAACCTGTTTATTTTCACCTTTGACTAAAGCATTGCGGGTTGATTGCACAGTATCGATCGCCGCATTAACTGTTTCATCGGGGATCGGCTCAACTCGTTTTTCTAATTGGTTTTCGAGCGTTCTCAGATTGGTCAAAACATCAAGTCGATCGCGAATCATTTTAATTTTCGCTTCTGCTACATCGAATTGCTCGCGATAGCCTGCACGACGCGCTTGCGCAACAGCTTTAATCAGAATACTTTGGTCAGCTGGATCAAGCGATCGGAGTTCATATTCCAGCTCATTGAGTTCTTGTAACACTTTAGCTTGAGGTTCACCACGCTCCTGCATATATTTCAGCAGTCGTCCCAGGAGAATGCCCCAAATTAATACAACGAGAGGCAAGAGCGGACCGCTGCGAACACTCACATTAATCGGTAAGGTTAACCATTCTTTGGGTTGCTTATCAAGTACAAGATGGACGGTACCACTATATTGATCGGGAGGGAGTTTAGTCCGATCAATATTGAGCGGCAGACTACTGATTTGGT is a window of Romeriopsis navalis LEGE 11480 DNA encoding:
- a CDS encoding CHAT domain-containing protein, producing ETAQAQSPLPAVPFELDLIKQQWQTTAISDQQFTIQNLLNTQQQERFGILHLATHASFQPGEANRSYIQFADNKLGLSELQQAFANRTDLPQLPELIVLSACRTAFGSPEAELGFAGAALQAKVKTVLASLWSVNDTGTAGLMAEFYQQLKTAPIKAEALRQAQIAMLKGEIFIKDGKLHWSGKNMQALPSDLQGLEAYDLSHPYYWSAFTLIGNPW
- a CDS encoding ShlB/FhaC/HecB family hemolysin secretion/activation protein; the encoded protein is MLNSAWLGTSNSVAMTDIPSSQPLPNERPVKLLRPPTPVTPLTPKTTIDQQLIMVREIKVVDNTILHKAIAQITKSFAGRTVKLQELHEVADQITQLYLDQNYLTSRAVLEAQNIRDGIVHIRVIEGQLEKITVEGIKHLQPSYIRDRLAPAVTIPVNVQKLEDRLRLLLSDPLIENVIPTLQAGSQEDQSVLTVKVKEAPQFTGNVGLDNLSPPSVGSERVGINLNYRNLSGIGDVLAGSYYRSLTGGLSIASFSYQTPLNDQDGSLQLRTDINRNRVTQFPFETLDITGASELYSITYRQPLWRSTREEFALSLGFDFQDGQTFLFNDLPTPFGIGPDQDGVSRTRVIKFAQDYLLRDRQGAWSLRSQFNLGTDFFNATNNPGNIPDGQFISWTGQIQRVQRISDGQLLIAQLDLQLTPDSLLPSQQFVLGGAQSVRGYRQNARIGDNGVRFSVENRIALQRDRSGTPTLQVAPFMDLGTVWNVGSNPNLLPRQNFLMGAGVGVLWQPIPQLNLRVDYGLPIVNLDDRGNNIQDDGLYFNLNYRF